A genome region from Erigeron canadensis isolate Cc75 chromosome 3, C_canadensis_v1, whole genome shotgun sequence includes the following:
- the LOC122591451 gene encoding kaempferol 3-O-beta-D-galactosyltransferase-like has protein sequence MEITSNGNICGIPDRHVAVFAFPFTSHPSLLLTLVHRLVSMSPNVVFSFFSTTKSNQALFSDLKCNNIRPYDISDGIPKDYVSVGNPEEYVNLFLAVAEEEFRKGVKVVEKDVGLKIGCLLADVFLWFSGDMADEMSIPWVSWYTGGAHSLSAHFYTDLIRQKYDEIKGLVGLDDEIADLIPGLKTIRLSDLPEGIVLGNLESPFSTMLHKMGRSLPRATVVPINSFDELDPELNKNLSSQFNNFLNIGPFNLISKENSLSKVDEFSCLSWLDNQKPRSVAYICFGTFFKPPPHELVELAEALEETQTSFLWSIKSDSNKHFPKGFLERICANGTGKVVLWAPQIQVLEHSAIGVFITHGGWNSMLESLGVGVPMICRPFVGDQQLNTWMIERVWGIGAKIEGGRFTKHGTACAVKQFLSSNELSIGRKKRIEALKELAHKAVEPNGGSTKNFKTLVDIITSKSTIIFIS, from the exons ATGGAGATCACTAGCAACGGCAATATTTGCGGCATACCGGATAGGCATGTCGCTGTTTTCGCATTCCCGTTTACTTCACACCCTTCACTTCTTTTAACCCTCGTTCATAGACTAGTTTCCATGTCCCCTAACGTGGTTTTCTCATTCTTTAGCACTACAAAATCTAACCAGGCATTGTTTTCTGATCTAAAATGCAACAACATACGGCCGTATGATATATCAGATGGCATACCTAAAGATTATGTTTCCGTAGGGAATCCAGAAGAGTACGTAAACTTATTTCTGGCCGTAGCAGAAGAGGAGTTTAGGAAGGGTGTTAAAGTGGTTGAAAAAGATGTTGGGCTCAAGATTGGTTGTCTTTTGGCTGACGTTTTTCTTTGGTTTTCGGGTGATATGGCTGACGAAATGAGCATTCCTTGGGTGTCGTGGTATACAGGCGGAGCTCATTCACTCTCTGCACATTTTTATACCGATCTTATAAGGCAAAAGTATGATGAAATCAAAG GGTTAGTAGGACTTGATGATGAAATTGCTGACTTGATTCCCGGCCTCAAGACAATTCGACTAAGTGACTTGCCAGAGGGGATCGTGCTTGGAAACCTTGAGTCGCCGTTCTCAACCATGCTACATAAGATGGGAAGGTCCCTGCCTAGAGCGACTGTTGTTCCCATAAACTCTTTTGACGAATTAGACCCTGAACTCAACAAAAACCTCTCTTCACAATTCAACAATTTCCTCAACATTGGCCCCTTCAATCTCATATCTAAAGAAAATTCGTTGTCCAAAGTTGATGAATTCTCTTGCCTTTCTTGGTTAGATAATCAAAAGCCAAGATCGGTTGCCTACATCTGCTTTGGGACGTTCTTCAAACCTCCACCTCACGAGCTAGTGGAGTTGGCTGAAGCACTAGAAGAGACCCAAACCTCGTTTCTTTGGTCAATAAAGAGTGATTCCAATAAGCATTTTCCTAAAGGATTTTTGGAGAGAATATGTGCTAATGGGACTGGAAAGGTTGTACTGTGGGCACCACAGATACAAGTCTTGGAGCATTCCGCAATAGGGGTGTTTATAACACATGGTGGATGGAATTCTATGTTGGAGAGTTTGGGAGTTGGTGTCCCTATGATATGCAGGCCGTTTGTGGGCGATCAACAATTAAATACTTGGATGATTGAGAGAGTTTGGGGGATTGGTGCGAAGATTGAAGGAGGGAGATTCACCAAACATGGAACTGCTTGTGCTGTGAAACAATTCTTATCATCTAATGAATTGTCAATAGGACGGAAAAAGAGAATTGAAGCATTGAAAGAATTGGCTCATAAGGCTGTTGAACCAAATGGAGGTTCtactaaaaatttcaaaactttagTGGATATAATCACCAGTAAATctacaataatttttatttcataG